TTTGAACAATATACATCTCCACGGGGAAGTAAACTGTGAGTGGCCAAAACCCAAAAGCCCCGAGAAGTCCAACCACGTCGTTGAAGAAGGGGAGGATCATGGAGATCACAGTGGTTATGATCACAAAAGCTGTCCTCCAAATCATTCTGAAGAGGTTGAGGTTGTAAGGACCGATTCCAGGGATTTGGAGTCTGATGTCTTTCGTGATGAAATCGCTATCTGGGAATTTTTGTGCTGCGGTTTTCTCAACAAAGGCGAAAAGAGGCTGAGCATAGACTTGGTATGCACCAACAAGGTGGACTACTATAGCAGCATTGGCTATGTCCAGGAGCCAGTATGGGTTATAGAAACCAAAACCAGTGAGGAGGTTTCCAGGGGATAAGTCTCCAAAAGCAGCATATCCCATGCAGCCACAGAGCATGTAGAAAAGGGTAGTGACTGCCACACTAATTTGAGTGGCCCTCTTCATTGTCTTGGATTCAGATGGTGGGGATCTTATTGTGTCCTGAATTTCAATAAGGATGAGAGAGTAAGAGTATGCAAAAGCTATGTCACCAAGTGCTTGGAAACTCCTCCACATCTTTTGCATTGGAGTCACAGTGCCAATACTTATTCCAGTCATGCTTCCCATGATGTTTCCATTTGCTGGCAATTGACAAGCAGAAAATGCAAGCTTCAGTCATCTTTAGTAAAACCCAATTTAATCCCAAAAACTAATAAGTTCAGATTTTTAATCATAACGTTAGCTCCAAAGCTAGCTATTTGTACCTGCAACTTGAGCAATTCCAAGGCCAAGTCCAATTGTTGAATAAGTGAAGGACATGACTGCAGCAACAATGGAGAGCCACCAAAGTTGATCAAAGTTTGGAATTTGAGAGAAAATAATTTCTGTAATGCCAAAAGCAATCATATAGGGGTTGCTGTTTATATGGCATGGATTCTTCCCACCACTCTTGTGGAAGCAGTTAGACCTTTTTATTGCCCTGTTTAATCAAcaccagaaaaataaaaaataaaccataagcccaaatattattttaacatCACTAAAACAACATCACCAGATTCCTAATTGAGTTTTAAATACTCAGACTTACATCATGCTTATAGATGATGCTATTGTGTAGCCAATGGAAACTCCAAAAAGGTTCAAGTACTGGACATATCCACAGATTTTGACCTTAGCTCCACctaagaaaatcaaagttaACGGAACAAAACTTTAGAACCTTTAGTAAAagactactttttttttttttttttcatatcgcCAAAAAGATCAAACCACTAGCAAAATTTACCAAGGTTGGATCTAACAGCATCCATGTAAGTATAGTTTCTCTTTCCAGTGACAGAATCGCCGGAACGATAGCAAGCAGAGAGAAGAGTGGAAGTGTAGTAAGTGACAAAGGAGAACAAGAGCATGACAGAAGGACCAGCAACCCATCCAAGCTGAGCTGTGGCCCAAGCCAAGGAAAGAACACCAGAACCAATCACAGCAGTAATGATGTGAGCACTTGAAGTCCAAACAGTTCCTGGTAAACAAGCAAGACAAAGATTAATGACCAACAATTTTAACATGATCAAGGCCAAAGACCTGTCTTTTAAATGCTTTTTAGCATACTTCTGTGGTAAAGAAGATAAATTTACCAGTTCGTTTGAGACGACCATCATCATCAAAGCACTTGGAGCCTCCTTGTGGAGGCACATCAACTGAGACGTCAAAAATTTG
The window above is part of the Prunus dulcis chromosome 1, ALMONDv2, whole genome shotgun sequence genome. Proteins encoded here:
- the LOC117634202 gene encoding amino acid permease 3-like isoform X2 — protein: MTKMGDNTKNQQLHHHQIFDVSVDVPPQGGSKCFDDDGRLKRTGTVWTSSAHIITAVIGSGVLSLAWATAQLGWVAGPSVMLLFSFVTYYTSTLLSACYRSGDSVTGKRNYTYMDAVRSNLGGAKVKICGYVQYLNLFGVSIGYTIASSISMMAIKRSNCFHKSGGKNPCHINSNPYMIAFGITEIIFSQIPNFDQLWWLSIVAAVMSFTYSTIGLGLGIAQVAANGNIMGSMTGISIGTVTPMQKMWRSFQALGDIAFAYSYSLILIEIQDTIRSPPSESKTMKRATQISVAVTTLFYMLCGCMGYAAFGDLSPGNLLTGFGFYNPYWLLDIANAAIVVHLVGAYQVYAQPLFAFVEKTAAQKFPDSDFITKDIRLQIPGIGPYNLNLFRMIWRTAFVIITTVISMILPFFNDVVGLLGAFGFWPLTVYFPVEMYIVQKKIPKWSTRWLCLQILSVACLIITIAAAAGSIAGVVSDLKVYKPFKTSY
- the LOC117634202 gene encoding amino acid permease 3-like isoform X1; translated protein: MTMGDNTKNQQLHHHQIFDVSVDVPPQGGSKCFDDDGRLKRTGTVWTSSAHIITAVIGSGVLSLAWATAQLGWVAGPSVMLLFSFVTYYTSTLLSACYRSGDSVTGKRNYTYMDAVRSNLGGAKVKICGYVQYLNLFGVSIGYTIASSISMMAIKRSNCFHKSGGKNPCHINSNPYMIAFGITEIIFSQIPNFDQLWWLSIVAAVMSFTYSTIGLGLGIAQVAANGNIMGSMTGISIGTVTPMQKMWRSFQALGDIAFAYSYSLILIEIQDTIRSPPSESKTMKRATQISVAVTTLFYMLCGCMGYAAFGDLSPGNLLTGFGFYNPYWLLDIANAAIVVHLVGAYQVYAQPLFAFVEKTAAQKFPDSDFITKDIRLQIPGIGPYNLNLFRMIWRTAFVIITTVISMILPFFNDVVGLLGAFGFWPLTVYFPVEMYIVQKKIPKWSTRWLCLQILSVACLIITIAAAAGSIAGVVSDLKVYKPFKTSY